ACGGCCAGGTCGCGCCGCCCTTCCAGCATGTCGACGCCGGGCGTGTCGAACGCGATCACCGCTCCGCCCACGCGCCTGCCGCCTGCTCTCGCTGCGAGCACGCCCCACCTGGACACGTCGAATCGCCTCGCCCATTCGGACGGATGCTCACTGTGGAGCGCGTCGTAGTCCTTGATGTACGGGGAAGGAACAGCCACCTCTGTGAGCACGAAGCGCTCGCCATCGCGGTGCACCTCGAACGCCGAGGCGACCTCGAAGGCGATGGGGACGCTGGCGTAGTCTCGGAGGCTGGCAGTCGACTCCTCGGTAATCTCAACATCCATCACGGACGCCTGCGCACAGGCGTGTGCTGACGCTGTGCCGTGTCGGCGACGGCGCGCGGCGTGAAGGTGCCATCCAGGAATCGATAGCCGCTGTACCGCTCGTGCTCGACGTAGTACTCGCCGCGCGGAATCTTCCGCCAGAAGAGCGTGGTTTCGGCGAGCAGGATGGAGTGGAACTGGGGATCGGGCGGGAGATAGCTGGCCTCGCCGCCGGCGTCTTCCACCGGCTCGCGGGTGCGGAAAACCCATTGGGCGCGCGCCAGCGTGTTGTCCGGGCGCAGCGTCAGCATGCCCTCGATCTGCCCCTTTTCGCCCAGCCGCTCGCGCGGGCAGAAGCCGATCACCGTTTCGCCCGCCGCACCCGGCACGAACGCCAGCGTGTGCATCCGGGCGAACATCGTCTGCGTGAAGTGCTGCGCGTCGCCCGCATCCAGGTGCATGTACCACCAGAATGTTGTGCGATCACCCACGGACGCGCCGTTTCGGAATGCGTAGCCCTGTCTGGGCAAGAACGGATCGGCCCCCCACGGCAGGGAGCCTTGCATCCAGCCGATGTTCGTGGGGCCAGGCCTTCCGATCTCGGCGCGAGCAACGGTGTCCCGCTGCGTTTCCATCAAGCCAAAGATGTGTAGCGAGTCCGCGCCTACCTGCCAGTACCGGCTCCGCATGCGCTCCCACGCTGCGCGGGCGCCTGGGTCGTCGCGATGCGGGCAGATCCGCCGGCGCGCCCTTGCCGTGACGGGCGCGAGCGTCACGGGCGCGGCCTCCATCCTGATGACCAGCGTGGTGTCTGCCGAGGCGAGGTCGACCACCCGCGTCCGGAAGCCGATGCGGCGCACGGTCACGGTCAGCGCGCCGCGTTCTGGATCTGGATTTCTCGCGCGACGCTCAGTTGTGCCGTTCCACTGAACGTGCCACGGACCCGGCCACCGCCGGCAGAGGTCACGACGAGCTCGCCGGCGATCAGCAAGTACGTTGCTCGCGTGCCGGTAGCGGGGTTGGTAAGCTCCACCCGCCCTGAGGCGCAGCGGGCGGTAGACAGCATGTCGCAGATCAGCGCGAACGGAAACCGCCCAGTACCCTTCTGATCGATCACCAGCTGCACGCGGCCCACCGCCGACGTACCGGGGCTCGGACGTGAATCGAGTTCCAGGCCGAGCGGCAGCGTGCGTGCAAGGGCGAACGAGGCGGTGCCGGCGGTATCCTGCGCCGGCGCTTCGGCCAGGTAGCTGCCGGTGGCGGCTCCCGTGTAGTCGAACCGCAGAGATCCCTGCTGGTTGCCGCTGCTGCCGGACGGGTTGCCGCAGGCGGTGAGAACGACGGCGGCGAGCGCCGCGTACAGGTTACGTCGCATGGCCTTTCACCGTGGTTGCAGTGTGGCTACGTGAGCAGGGCGGCTTTCGATCAGTCGATCCGGCCGCCCTGGGCGATCCAGCGGCCCAGGAGGGCGCGTTCTTCGGCCGTCGTGTGCGTCTTGTTGGCGGGCGGCATGGTCTGCGTCTCCACCGCGCGGGCGCGGATGCGGTCCATGCGCGACCGGATCTGCTCGGGGGTGTCGAACGCCACGCCGGCCGGCGCCACGCCGAAGGTGCGGTCCGCCGCGTCGGCGGAGTGGCAGACGGCGCAGCGCTTCTGGATGACGGCGTTCGCCTGCGCGAAGGTCACCTGCCCCCCATCGGCACCGGCGGATGCGCGGCTCTGCGCCGGGCGCGCGGTCAGCAGGGCCAGGAGGCCGAGGGAGGTGGCGAAGGTGGCGGCGAGTGCCGGCTTCCACCGCGGCCAGCCGAAGCGGATGTTCAGGATGTGGCGCACCGTGGCCCCCGTGACCACCAGGATGCCCAGCACCAGCCAGTTCCACCGGTGCCCGTACAGGGCGGGAAAATGGCTGCTGAGCATCAGCACCAGCACCGGAAACGTCATGTAGTTGTTGTGGATCGACCGGTCCTTGGCGCGCTTGGCGGGCTCCGGGTCCGGCCGCTCGCCGCGCTCCACCGCGCTCACCAGTACGCGCTGCGAGGGCATGATCACGCGGAACACGTTGCCCGCCATCAGCGTGCCCAGCAGCGCGCCCACGTGCAGGAACGCCGCGCGCCCGCTGAACACCTGCGTCAGTCCGAAGGCCACGGCCAGCACCAGCGCCAGCCCCGCGACGGCGCCCATCCTCCCCATCCGCGAAACCGCCCTGCCCAGGAACAGGTCGTACCCCAGCCATCCCCCCACGATGGTCCCCGCGCCGATGCCGATCGCCGCCGCGGGCGACAGGTCGCGCACGGCGGGGTCGATCAGCAGCGCGCCGCCGCTGGCGTAGTAGACCACGACCAGCAGCGCCGCGCCGGTGAGCCAGGTGGTGTACGCCTGCCACTTGAACCAGTGCAGCGGACGGTCGCGGTCCCAGCCGCGCAGGTCCTTTTCCATGAAGTAGAACGCGCCGCTGTGCAGCAGCCAGATCTCGCCGGCGATCCCCTCCTTGCCGGTCTTGGAGGGCTCCAAGTTGCGGTCGAGCCAGTTCCACAGCAGCGAGTTGCCGATCCACATGATCCCGGCGATCAGGTGCATCCAGCGAAACACCATGTCCAGCAGTTCGCGCACGGACGGGCTCATGGCGTGAATGCGGTCAGCTGCCGCGGTACGTGGAGTAGCCGAACGGGCTCAGGAGGAGCGGAACGTGATGGTGCTGCCCTCCGTCCTGGACCGTGAAGTCCACCGCGACCTCGGGATAGAACGCGTCCACCCCCTGCGCGGCGAACCAGGCGCCGGTGTCGAACACCAGGCGGTACGCGCCGGCATCCAGCGCCGCCCCGGCGGGCAGCAGCGTACGCAGGCGTCCGTCCGCATCGGTCTCGCCGCGGCCCAGCACCTCGGAGCCGCACTCCAGGCGGATGGGAACGCCGGCTGCGGGGCGGCCGCGGGCGGTATCCAGCACGTGCGTGGTGATCGCGCTCATCGGTGGTGTCCGGCAGGCGTGTGGGAGTTGGTGGTGCCGCGGGCTGGTCCGCGCGGATACCCGGCGACGAGCGACGCAATGAACCCGGCAAGGCAGCCAAAGCCTGCACCAACCCCGATGATCAACAGCAGGCCCTCGAGGGGAATGAAAAAATCGCGCGAGAGAATCAGTTCAACAACGGTGAACACGGCCACCGTAGCCGCTCCCGCCGCTGCTCCGGTTGCCGTTCTCACGCGGCTGAAACACCGTCGCTGGCTCCGAACCCGGCCCGGGAGAAACGCGGTGTAAAAGAGTCCTCCGACGAAGCTGCCGGCAATCCATTTCAGACAAAGCACCACCGACTGGTGGCGGAAGCCGAAAAAATCGCTGGAAACCAGGTCGGTCGCGAGCACCAACAGGCCCATGCCCAAGCCCACGATCGCCATCGTGCAGCCGTTGCGAAGATGCAGCTTCAGTCGCGATTTAGTCCGCAAGCAGCTTTTCCAGGCGGATGCGGGTGATCTTCCGCTGCTCCTCGGCTGCGACGAGGATTTCCGCCGCGGGATCGTTGGACAGCCGCTCCGTGAGCAGGTCCAGCATCTCGTCCGCCGACTTGCCCGTCGCGCAGACGATGTAGATGTAGCCGAACCGCTCCTCGTACCGGCGATTTCCCTCCGCCAGCGCCTGCTGCGTCTGCGCCGCCGCGTCGCCCATCCCCGCCTGCTCACCGGCGGACCACGCCTTTTCGCGGTCCGTCTGCCCCGCATCCGCCTTCTTCTCGCCGATGCGGGGGTGCGCGCGGAACGCCTCGCGCCAGTCCGCCTCGTCCAGCGCGCGCCACACGCCGTCCGCGTTCTCCATGAGGTCCGCGGCGTCGGCGTAGGGCCGGCACGATGCCACGCGGCGCGCCCACTCGCGCGAGCCGCAGCAGGTGAGCAGCTCGCGCTCGGCCTCGGCGGGAGACAGCTCGTTCAGGCGCGTCAGGTGTGTCACCGGGGCGCGTCGGAAAGCCTGCCGAACACCCGCAGCCGGGCGATGCCGCCGTCGGGCGCGATGTTCAGCCGCACGTGCGTCACGGGGCCGATGGGGTCCAGGTCCTCGAAGCGGAAGCGGGCGTGCGGCTGGAGCCGGGTTTCCGGCAGCAGCGCCAGCCAGGGCGCGGACGAGTCGGCCAGCTCCTCGGCGGTGGCGCCGGGCAGGTGGATGCCTTCCATCCAGCAGCGCTCCGGCGGGTTGCCCTTGTAGTGGTCGGTGTCGATCTCCACACGGTGGATGGGGCTGGGCAGGGCCAGGCGAACGAGGCTCCAGTCGTGCCCCGGCCCGCGACGGCGGCGCGTTTCCCACCCATCGCCCATGAACAGCGACGGCCCGGGTAGGATCAGGTTCTGCCGGTGGCCGTAGAACATGTCGCTGCACGACATCACCCAGCCGCCGTTTTCCAGCGCCGCCAGGTCTACCTCTCCGCCCTGCCGTGCGAACTTCGTCCACTGGGGGATGGCCTCGCCGTGAACGCGCAGCCGGGCCACGCCCCCGTCGGGGTAGATGTTCAGGCGAAGGTGCGTAACGCGGCCCTCGTGGGCCACCGGGAACTCGTTCCGCGCGTCGCCCTGCAGGGCGGTCTTGGGCAGGATCTCCGTCCACTCCGCCGTGCTCGCCAGCTGCTCGGGCGATGGCGTTCCGGGAACGGAGCAGGCCTCGATGGAGCAGTGCTCGGGGTAGTTGCCGGTGAAGAAGCTGGTGTCTACCACCACGCCGCGGACGATTCCCGGCGCGCCCAGCCGGATGATGCACCAGTCGAACGAGGCCGAGTGGCGGCGCGTTTCCCAGCCGTCCATCCACTTTCCGCGCTCGGTGTACTCGCCCGCGTGCCACTCGGGGGCGCCGGCCTTCAGCAATCCCTCCTTGGGCGCGAAGAACTCGTCGTTGGCCAGCAGCACTGCGCCACCCAGGCGCTCGGCGGCAAGATCGGGCAGGTCCTGGAAATCGGTCATGCGTCGGCGCGTAGGAGAAGGCGTCCAGCGGGTTCGGCGGCGAAACGGCCACGGTGGTAGACCCGGGCTCCACGAACGTACGTCGCCAGCACCTCGCCGGAAAAGAGGCCGCCGGCATAGGGCGTCAGCTTGTGGCGATGGTGAAGCATCTCCGGGACCACCCGTACCTGGCCATCCGGGTCCCACACCACCAGGTCGGCGTCCATGCCAGGGGCGATGGCGCCCTTGCGCGCCTGCAGCCCCGCCAGGCGCGCCGGCGCCTCGCTCATCCACCGGGCGATGAGCTCGGGCCCCATTCCGCGCGCGTTCATCGCGCTCCACATCACGGGAAGCCCCAACTGCAGCGATGCGATGCCGCCCCAGGCCGCGAACCAGTCGCCCGCCTCGCGCCCCTTCATCTCCGGAGGGCAGGGGGAGTGGTCGGAGGCCACCAGGTCGATGTCGCCGGCCGCGAGCGCATCCCACAGCCCCTGCTGGTTGCGCCGCCCGCGGATGGGCGGCGCGCATTTGAACTCCGTCGCGCCGTCCGCGATGTCGTCGTCCGCGAAGTGCAGGTAGTGCGGACAGGTTTCGACCGTCACCGGCAGCCCCTCCGCGCGGGCCTCGCGCAGCAGGGGCAGCGCGTCGGCGGCGGCCAGGTGCACCACGTGGACGCGCGTGCCGAACTCGCGGCACAGCCGGATCACCAGCTCGATCGCCTGCACCTCCGCTTCGGGCGGGCGCGAGCGGGCGTAGACGGCGTAGCTGCGCGGGTTCATCCCGGCGGCGCAGGCCGCGGCGCGCTCCAGCGGCGCGGGAAGCTCCGCATGCACCAGCAGCGGCGCTCCCAGCTCCGCCAGCACCGGCATGGCGAGCCGAAGGTCCGCCTCGCCGACGTGCTGGAACTCGTCCACGCCGGAGGGGGCGAGAAAGCACTTGAAGCCGAAGACGCCCGCCTCCCACAGCGCGGGAAGGTCCGCCGCGTTGCCGGGCACCACGCCGCCCCAGAATCCCACGTCCACGCTGCACTTACCCCACGCCTCGCCCACCTTTGCAGTCAGCGCGGAAACCGTGGTGGTCGCCGGGATGCTGTTCAGCGGCATCTCGATCAGCGTCGTCACTCCGCCCGCCGCCGCGGCGCGCGTGGCGGTCTCCCATCCCTCCCACTCCGTCCGGCCCGGCTCGTTCACGTGGACGTGCGTGTCCACCAGCCCGGGCATGACGATGGCATCCCCCACGTCCACCACCGTTCCACCCTGCGCAGCGTCGTACCCGTCGACGGACGCGATGAGGCCGGCGGAGACGCCGACGGCCGCGGGGCGCATACCATCGGGCAGGACCACGCGGCGCGAACGGATGACCAGGTCGGCGGGAGGATGCATCGGGTGGCGGAAGGGATGGGGATACGACGAGCGAGGGGCTGAAGATAGCGGCCCGGGGAACGAATGCGAGATGCCCGCCTGCTCGGCCGAGCAGGCGGGCATCGTCACATCTGCCGACGCGCTACAGGATGACCGGCTCCTCGTACCCGTCGTACTCCGCGTGGCGGGTGCGGCGCGAGCGGGCGGCACGGGCCAGCAGGATGCCTAGGCCGAACGCCACGCCCGCGGCGATCATCATCTTGTCCGCGTCGATGGCCCGGGGCGGCACCGACACCAGGCCGCGCTCGTCCGTCACCGCCGGCTCGTTCACGTAGCGGCCCTTCACGGGCACCGCGCGGTTGCGGAAGTCGGCGGCCAAGGTGCGCAGCTCGTCGCGAAGCTGCGCCCCGCCCAGCGGAATGCCGTGCCCCGTCGCGGCGAGCTCCGGCTCCAGCGCCGCAAGCAGGCGCACGGAATGCTCCGCGCGCGGCCAGTCGGGCGTGTAGTACATCGGCGGCCCGTTCACCTCGGGCGTCTGCTCCATCACGTACGTCAGCGCCTCCTGGCGGGTGGTGACGAACGCGTCGCCGGCGATCAGGGTGCGGTCGGCGTCGCGGAAGAGGGCGACGTGGCCGGCGGTGTGCCCCGGCGTGTGGATCCACCGCCAGCCGGGCATCCCGGGCACGGAGCCGTCCGCCGGCAGCGTCCGGACCCGCCCGCCCAGGTCGATGGGCTTGCGCGGATACAGGAACGACATGGCGGCCATGGCACCGCCGCCCACCGTCGGGTCGGGCGGCGGGTACGGGGAGTCGCCCGTCAGGTAGGGCATCTCCAGCGGGTGCGCATAGACGACGCAGTCCCAGCGTTCCGCCAGCTCGCGAACGGCGCCCACGTGGTCGAAGTGGCCGTGCGTAAGGATGATGGCCCGGGGGCGGGCGTCGGGCCCGAAGCGCTCCGCCGCCGCGGCGGCGATGGCGGATGCCGAGCCGTAGATGCCGGTATCCACCAGCGTCCACCCGCGGTCGCCCGCGCCGCGCGGGCCGGCGAGGAAGACGTTGACGATCGCGGTGCGCAGGTACGCCAGGTCGGGCGTCACCTCGCGCGCCCTGCCCGACGACGGGTACTCCGTCTTTTCCAGCTCCTTGCCTGAAACCCGCTCTATCGTCGCCGCCATCGCACCCTCTCCCGCGTGAGAATCCGTCCACCCTCGGTCCCAGGGCGCCACCTTCGTTGCAAGCCGCACGCCCGATTGCGCCGGATGTGCACTGATGCGGGTGCAGCTTATCGCCCCGGCGTTCCCGGCGTGGTACATTGTATGGAGGAGGGGGCCGCGCGGGAGCCGCGCCCGGTTCGGGGACGCACAGGGGAGCAGCAGTGGCGGACATCGCGATCGACCTTGGAACGGCGAACACGCTGATCGAGGTGAAGGGCGTGGGGCTGGTGGTGAACGAGCCTTCGGTGGTGGCGGTGGACCGCGACACCCGAAAGGTGCGCGCCATCGGGCTCGAAGCCAAGCGCATGCTGGGGCGCACGCCGGAGGGCATCGTGGCCGTGCGGCCCATGCGCGACGGCGTGATCGCCGACGTGAACATGGCCGACCTGATGCTGCGCCACTTCCTGGAGCGCGTGCTGCCGCGCGGGTTCTTCCGGGTGAAGCCGCGCGTGGTGATCGGCGTACCCTCGGGCATCACCGAGATGGAAAAGCGCGCCGTGCGGGCCGCGGTGCTGGCGGCGGGCGCGCGCCAGGTGAACCTGATTTCCGAGCCCATGGCGGCGGCCATCGGGGTGGGGCTGCCGGTGACGTCGCCGCGCGGGTCGATGGTGGTGAACGTGGGCGGCGGCACCAGCGAAATCGGCGTGATCGCCCTCTCCGGCATCGTCGCCGACGCGTCCATCCGCGTGGCCGGCAACGAGATGGACGAGGCCATCATGGGCTACGTGCGCAAGAGCCGGAACCTGCTGATCGGCGAGGCCACGGCCGAGGGCGTGAAGATCCAGATCGGCTCGGCGTTCGCGCTGGACGAGGAGCGGGAGATGGACGTCACCGGGCGCGACCTGGTGAACGGCATCCCCAAGTCCGTCCGGGTGAACTCGGTGGAAATCCGCGAGTGCATCCAGGAGCCCGTTGCCGCCATCGTGGCCGCGGTTCGCCGGGCGCTGGAAAGCACGCCCCCGGAGCTGTCGTCCGACATCATCGACGCGGGGATTGTGATGACGGGCGGCGGCGCGCAGCTGCGCGGCCTGGGCCGGCTGCTGCAGCGCGAGACGGGGCTGCCCATCCACCTGGACGAGCAGCCCCTTACCTGCGTGGTCCGCGGCGCCGCCCGCGTGCTGGAGGACCTGGAGCTGTACCAGGGTGTGCTGCAGCCGTAGGATCGTAAAGACGTTTCACGCAGAGGTCGCAGAGGTAAAAGAGAGGACGCAGAGAAAAAACCATCTTTTCTCTGCGTCCTCTCTGTCTTCTCTGCGTCCTCTGCGTGAAATGCAGTTAAAAATTCCGCACTAACGCACTAGGTTCAGCCCTGGCGAGGTGCGCCGCGGCCCGGGCCGCCGCCGCGTCCGCTTTGCGAGCGGCCGCCCTGGGGACGGCTGCCGCCTCCGCCCACGCCGGCCATTCCGCCGCGAGACGGCTGCGACGGGCGTCCGCCCTCGGAGCGGGGGGCACGGTCGCCGGAGGGACGGGCGGGGCTCCTGGCCGGCCCGCGCGACGCTTCCTGCGTTTCGCGTTGCGCCTTGCGGTCGGCCTTTTCCTTGGCGCGGGCACGCTCCTCGGACTTGCGCTTGCGGATTTCGGCGATGCGCTCGGCGATGGGCACCTCGAAGCGCTCAGCGGGCTTGGCGCGGTAGTCGAAGCCCTCGACCGTAAAGCGCGGCAGCTGCTTGCCGATGGCGCGCTCGATGTCGCGCAGGTCGCTCTCCTCCTCGGGCGAGACGAAGGTGTACGCGTCGCCCGTGGCGTCGGCGCGGGCGGTGCGGCCCACGCGGTGCACGTAGTCTTCGGGCACGTGCGGCACGTCGAAGTTCACCACGTGCTCCAGCGCCTCGACGTCGATGCCGCGGGCCACGATGTCGGTGGCCACCAGCACGCGGTAGCGGCCCTGCTTGAAGCCCGCCAGCGCGTCGGTGCGCGCCGTCTGGCTGCGGTTTCCGTGGATGCGGGCGTTGGGCACGCCGTGCTTGTCCAGGAAGTCCGACAGCCGGTTGGAGCGGTGCTTGGTGCGGCAGAACACGATGACGCTGCCCACCTCGCCACGCTTCAGCAGCTCCAGGAACAGGTGCGCCTTCATCTCCTGCGAGACGGGGTACACGGCCTGCTTGATGCCCGTGGCCGGCGCCGCCTTGCGCTGCAGGTCCACCGTGGCGGGCTGCTTGAGCATGTCACGCGAAAGCGCGTGGATGGGCGGCGGCATGGTGGCGCTGAAGAACAGCGTCTGCCGCTGCGTGGGCACGTGCTTCAGGACGCGGCGGATGTCGGGAAGGAACCCCATGTCCAGCATGCGGTCGGCCTCGTCCAGCACCAGGATCTCCACGCCGTCCAGCCGGGCGTAGGGGTACTGAAGGTGGTCCAGCAGGCGCCCCGGGGTGGCGACGATCACCTCGACGCCGTCGCGAAAGGCCTGCTCCTGCGGCTTCATCCCCACGCCGCCGAACACTGCGGCCGCGCGGATGCCCGTGTGCTTGCCCAGGGCGACGAACTGCTCGTGGATCTGCGCCGCCAGCTCGCGCGTGGGGCTCAGCACCAGCGCGCGGGTCTTGCGGCGCGGGCCGTCCATCAATCGCTGGATCACCGGAAGAGCAAACGCGGCCGTCTTGCCGCTTCCCGTCATGGCGCAGGCCAGCACGTCGCGCCCCTGCAGGGCGGATGGGATGGACTGTTCCTGGATGGGTGTGGCGCGAGTGTAGCCCAGCTCCGAGACGGCGCGGAGAAGGGTCGCGTGAAGGCCGAGATTGTCGAAGGACATGCGTTCCGTGGATCCGGTCAGGCCGCCTGATGGTGCCGGACGGCAAAGAAGACGGCGGGGCTCGGGAAGAGTCCCGCCGTCCGTTACGAATGCTTCATACCCCAACTCCGCCAAAAAGGTCGCGGGCTGGCCGATACTGCCCGTTTTGCGCCACAGGTGGACACCGCGCTACCCACGTGGCCGCTTTCACGCTCGATCTTCCGAAGGTAATCTGGACGCGGTTAGCTTCGCGCCATGCCGAAGCCGCGCGTCTACATCGAAACGACGATTCCCAACGTCTACTACGAAACCAGAACCTCGCCTGAGATGGTAGAGCGGCAGGCCTGGACACGTGCATGGTGGGCAGATGCGGCAGACAAGTACGAACTGGTGACGAGCAGCAAGGTGCTCGCCGAACTGGACCGGGGTACTGGGGATCGGGTGGCGCGACGGAAGTCACTCCTGAAGGAACTTCCCCTGCTGTCCGTCGATCCGCCCGTACCCGCGATCGTGTCGTTCTACATCCGGCACAGGCTCATGCCGGCCAATCCCCCTGATGACGCATATCATCTCGCGGCGGCATCATACCACGGGTGCGACTTCATGGTGACTTGGGATTTACGGCACTTGGCCAATCCGAGGAAGGCCTTGCACATTCGACGAATCAATACGATGCTTACAGTGCACGTGCCTGAGCTTGTAACGCCGAAGCACCTGATGCTGAGGGAGGACGATGTCTGACGAGCGGAGGGAATTCGACGACGCGCTCGAGGAGGTCCGCGCCATTCGCCGCCAGCTATGGGCAGAGTTCGACAACGATCCCGTGAAGCTTGGGGCGTACCTGAGCGGGTACGAGAAGCAATTTGCGGATCG
This sequence is a window from Longimicrobium sp.. Protein-coding genes within it:
- a CDS encoding GNAT family N-acetyltransferase, yielding MDVEITEESTASLRDYASVPIAFEVASAFEVHRDGERFVLTEVAVPSPYIKDYDALHSEHPSEWARRFDVSRWGVLAARAGGRRVGGAVIAFDTPGVDMLEGRRDLAVLWDIRVAPKARSNGVGAALFRAAEAWARARGCRQIKVETQNVNVPACRFYARQGCVLTTVDPSAYPGLPGEIQLLWYKNLGLATNA
- a CDS encoding urate hydroxylase PuuD; the encoded protein is MSPSVRELLDMVFRWMHLIAGIMWIGNSLLWNWLDRNLEPSKTGKEGIAGEIWLLHSGAFYFMEKDLRGWDRDRPLHWFKWQAYTTWLTGAALLVVVYYASGGALLIDPAVRDLSPAAAIGIGAGTIVGGWLGYDLFLGRAVSRMGRMGAVAGLALVLAVAFGLTQVFSGRAAFLHVGALLGTLMAGNVFRVIMPSQRVLVSAVERGERPDPEPAKRAKDRSIHNNYMTFPVLVLMLSSHFPALYGHRWNWLVLGILVVTGATVRHILNIRFGWPRWKPALAATFATSLGLLALLTARPAQSRASAGADGGQVTFAQANAVIQKRCAVCHSADAADRTFGVAPAGVAFDTPEQIRSRMDRIRARAVETQTMPPANKTHTTAEERALLGRWIAQGGRID
- the uraH gene encoding hydroxyisourate hydrolase, with the translated sequence MSAITTHVLDTARGRPAAGVPIRLECGSEVLGRGETDADGRLRTLLPAGAALDAGAYRLVFDTGAWFAAQGVDAFYPEVAVDFTVQDGGQHHHVPLLLSPFGYSTYRGS
- the uraD gene encoding 2-oxo-4-hydroxy-4-carboxy-5-ureidoimidazoline decarboxylase; protein product: MTHLTRLNELSPAEAERELLTCCGSREWARRVASCRPYADAADLMENADGVWRALDEADWREAFRAHPRIGEKKADAGQTDREKAWSAGEQAGMGDAAAQTQQALAEGNRRYEERFGYIYIVCATGKSADEMLDLLTERLSNDPAAEILVAAEEQRKITRIRLEKLLAD
- the alc gene encoding allantoicase, which encodes MTDFQDLPDLAAERLGGAVLLANDEFFAPKEGLLKAGAPEWHAGEYTERGKWMDGWETRRHSASFDWCIIRLGAPGIVRGVVVDTSFFTGNYPEHCSIEACSVPGTPSPEQLASTAEWTEILPKTALQGDARNEFPVAHEGRVTHLRLNIYPDGGVARLRVHGEAIPQWTKFARQGGEVDLAALENGGWVMSCSDMFYGHRQNLILPGPSLFMGDGWETRRRRGPGHDWSLVRLALPSPIHRVEIDTDHYKGNPPERCWMEGIHLPGATAEELADSSAPWLALLPETRLQPHARFRFEDLDPIGPVTHVRLNIAPDGGIARLRVFGRLSDAPR
- the allB gene encoding allantoinase AllB, which gives rise to MHPPADLVIRSRRVVLPDGMRPAAVGVSAGLIASVDGYDAAQGGTVVDVGDAIVMPGLVDTHVHVNEPGRTEWEGWETATRAAAAGGVTTLIEMPLNSIPATTTVSALTAKVGEAWGKCSVDVGFWGGVVPGNAADLPALWEAGVFGFKCFLAPSGVDEFQHVGEADLRLAMPVLAELGAPLLVHAELPAPLERAAACAAGMNPRSYAVYARSRPPEAEVQAIELVIRLCREFGTRVHVVHLAAADALPLLREARAEGLPVTVETCPHYLHFADDDIADGATEFKCAPPIRGRRNQQGLWDALAAGDIDLVASDHSPCPPEMKGREAGDWFAAWGGIASLQLGLPVMWSAMNARGMGPELIARWMSEAPARLAGLQARKGAIAPGMDADLVVWDPDGQVRVVPEMLHHRHKLTPYAGGLFSGEVLATYVRGARVYHRGRFAAEPAGRLLLRADA
- a CDS encoding MBL fold metallo-hydrolase; the protein is MAATIERVSGKELEKTEYPSSGRAREVTPDLAYLRTAIVNVFLAGPRGAGDRGWTLVDTGIYGSASAIAAAAAERFGPDARPRAIILTHGHFDHVGAVRELAERWDCVVYAHPLEMPYLTGDSPYPPPDPTVGGGAMAAMSFLYPRKPIDLGGRVRTLPADGSVPGMPGWRWIHTPGHTAGHVALFRDADRTLIAGDAFVTTRQEALTYVMEQTPEVNGPPMYYTPDWPRAEHSVRLLAALEPELAATGHGIPLGGAQLRDELRTLAADFRNRAVPVKGRYVNEPAVTDERGLVSVPPRAIDADKMMIAAGVAFGLGILLARAARSRRTRHAEYDGYEEPVIL
- a CDS encoding rod shape-determining protein; translated protein: MADIAIDLGTANTLIEVKGVGLVVNEPSVVAVDRDTRKVRAIGLEAKRMLGRTPEGIVAVRPMRDGVIADVNMADLMLRHFLERVLPRGFFRVKPRVVIGVPSGITEMEKRAVRAAVLAAGARQVNLISEPMAAAIGVGLPVTSPRGSMVVNVGGGTSEIGVIALSGIVADASIRVAGNEMDEAIMGYVRKSRNLLIGEATAEGVKIQIGSAFALDEEREMDVTGRDLVNGIPKSVRVNSVEIRECIQEPVAAIVAAVRRALESTPPELSSDIIDAGIVMTGGGAQLRGLGRLLQRETGLPIHLDEQPLTCVVRGAARVLEDLELYQGVLQP
- a CDS encoding DEAD/DEAH box helicase, which produces MSFDNLGLHATLLRAVSELGYTRATPIQEQSIPSALQGRDVLACAMTGSGKTAAFALPVIQRLMDGPRRKTRALVLSPTRELAAQIHEQFVALGKHTGIRAAAVFGGVGMKPQEQAFRDGVEVIVATPGRLLDHLQYPYARLDGVEILVLDEADRMLDMGFLPDIRRVLKHVPTQRQTLFFSATMPPPIHALSRDMLKQPATVDLQRKAAPATGIKQAVYPVSQEMKAHLFLELLKRGEVGSVIVFCRTKHRSNRLSDFLDKHGVPNARIHGNRSQTARTDALAGFKQGRYRVLVATDIVARGIDVEALEHVVNFDVPHVPEDYVHRVGRTARADATGDAYTFVSPEEESDLRDIERAIGKQLPRFTVEGFDYRAKPAERFEVPIAERIAEIRKRKSEERARAKEKADRKAQRETQEASRGPARSPARPSGDRAPRSEGGRPSQPSRGGMAGVGGGGSRPQGGRSQSGRGGGPGRGAPRQG
- a CDS encoding type II toxin-antitoxin system VapC family toxin — protein: MPKPRVYIETTIPNVYYETRTSPEMVERQAWTRAWWADAADKYELVTSSKVLAELDRGTGDRVARRKSLLKELPLLSVDPPVPAIVSFYIRHRLMPANPPDDAYHLAAASYHGCDFMVTWDLRHLANPRKALHIRRINTMLTVHVPELVTPKHLMLREDDV